A genomic window from Fusarium oxysporum Fo47 chromosome VIII, complete sequence includes:
- a CDS encoding Non-repetitive/WGA-negative nucleoporin C-terminal-domain-containing protein, translated as MSFPQTTPVRPVPGAFLNTPAVASRFQSGSDSVRRQLFTGNDSNQAVSHKSSAPVSSSRTVAATAPSAPRTTSNDNLIVPTALPPLRSENVPPVVKAARAINACLQSDGRYPDLDSYCRQGASSDYDLENTDSAMAPFHKTQMYPIPNQVFDHYNAGELQTLMGLFAEINHAWVVIDNSLFLWDYTHPDPELIGFEDQPHTIQAVALVPPKPGIFVNTITHILVVATSSDVVLLGVSATATPSGSKTVSLYQTKMQLPLRGTDVRVITGSANGRIFFGGSNDIDINELYYQSEEKWFSNRCGKINHTNPGWSSVVTLQGGFWSHKTPEHLVDIVIDDSRNLVYTLSSRSTIRTYHMEGPDRLNKVIEKEKVHCLRDIAHMITQSRLLSDQVSIVSISPITKQEAAKLHLMALTNTGCRLFFSATSAASYIYGSSTNLAPQSMQVQFIKFPPGQTSRRSTYPGGETITDFESTSLSYSRQGARFAPGYFLDFVSKESNPNEDTLFVSGPETGRLKNTSPTSPFKYHESASWIDIGSRAEAVGLITKPFAAAPQPLGFGNELAVQFDDAPSEFAILTNTGVHIVRRRRFVDIFASAIRGAVGDEGLELVCRRFINNYGRVETVTTALAVACGHGGDSKPGAARAIDQATEDRARSVFVDFGGQPTMAETDSSSLTTDSINLSSRHDALALYLSRLVRQLWKSVVIAPGVSPNGGVTIGSTIPLSKLNTIQENLERLRRFLDTNRGLIQGLSGPSDLQHVSSRQEEVALQAEHQALHALQKLMESISEGISFVLMLFDERVADIYTRLDATAQQQLKELTYEKLFSQTDGKDLAKLLVKAIVNRNIESGSNVETVADALRRRCGSFCSPDDVVTFKAQEQLKRASDQPLQTNQSRSLLHESLRLFEKVAGSLTFANLQSAVEQYIALKYYAGAIQLCLVVAREKDRGNTALSWVNDGKPSGDPRANAFNDRKRCYDMIHDVLSHLDAASSSEPEMVDGRLTLIATKRLEAYEVVNGSDDEVFHFDLYEWYIQQGWTDRILAIDSPHVITFLQRLAGTNIEHADLLCRFYTNRSRFFDAAEVQAELANSDFPISIKDRIRLLSLAKANANVSTTGVSRQQQQLLNHSVTELLEIAHIQDDLLERLRADDRIDPERALEIEEALKGKIQGLSELFNDYADQAGYYDLCLLIYHVADYRNHMTISGTWSNLIQQTHDEVMSRLENSEPGMPSPPLPYESVTSKIQNIAHRTSLDSFIFPIQDLLPELCRYAVAYQQDATIGADPTWPVQLFLTLGVSHDMIVRVLEGVFDSQDYGFSGSVRNRMIELIVYVVNDWVAEARRRGGAGKGGAIGPSVADLLKRCDAALPPPGHGNNAGGADLADVRRVLKLLKREVDGLSQRVPTGSLRFA; from the exons ATGTCGTTTCCACAAACAACTCCGGTCCGGCCAGTTCCAGGCGCTTTCTTGAATACGCCAGCCGTTGCCTCGAGGTTTCAGTCGGGCTCTGATTCTGTGCGCCGACAGCTCTTCACCGGCAACGATAGCAACCAGGCCGTCTCGCATAAGAGCTCGGCGCCTGTCTCGTCATCGCGAACTGTCGCAGCTACTGCGCCATCTGCACCAAGGACAACTAGCAACGATAATCTGATTGTTCCGACCGCGCTGCCACCTCTTCGATCCGAAAATGTCCCCCCCGTTGTCAAGGCGGCCAGGGCCATCAACGCCTGTCTCCAGTCTGATGGCCGGTATCCCGACTTGGATTCATACTGTCGAC AGGGCGCGTCGTCCGATTACGACCTTGAAAATACCGATTCTGCGATGGCCCCCTTCCACAAAACTCAGATGTATCCCATTCCGAACCAAGTCTTCGACCATTACAATGCTGGCGAGCTTCAGACTCTGATGGGACTCTTTGCAGAGATCAATCACGCCTGGGTCGTTATTGATAACTCGCTGTTTCTATGGGACTACACACACCCTGACCCCGAGCTGATTGGGTTCGAGGATCAACCGCATACTATCCAAGCCGTCGCGCTCGTGCCTCCCAAACCAGGCATTTTCGTCAACACGATCACACACATCCTCGTCGTTGCGACTTCTTCAGATGTTGTTTTACTAGGCGTCTCGGCCACCGCTACCCCTTCAGGCTCCAAGACAGTATCTCTTTACCAAACGAAAATGCAGCTCCCCCTTCGTGGTACCGACGTCCGTGTTATTACTGGATCTGCCAACGGCCGAATCTTCTTTGGAGGAAGCAACGACATCGACATCAATGAACTTTACTACCAATCTGAGGAGAAGTGGTTTTCAAATAGGTGCGGTAAGATCAACCATACGAACCCTGGCTGGTCCTCAGTTGTCACACTACAAGGTGGATTCTGGTCTCACAAGACTCCCGAACACCTTGTTGATATCGTGATCGACGATTCGAGAAACCTCGTGTATACCCTCTCGAGCCGATCGACCATTCGAACATACCATATGGAAGGCCCCGACCGACTGAACAAAGttattgagaaggagaaagtCCACTGTCTTCGCGACATTGCCCACATGATCACCCAATCTAGGTTGTTAAGTGACCAAGTGAGCATTGTCTCGATCAGCCCTATCACTAAGCAGGAAGCGGCTAAGCTTCACTTGATGGCTCTGACAAACACTGGCTGTCGTCTATTCTTCAGTGCAACCAGTGCTGCATCCTACATTTACGGATCCTCGACAAACCTGGCTCCCCAAAGCATGCAGGTTCAGTTTATCAAGTTCCCTCCTGGCCAAACCTCTCGTCGATCTACTTACCCTGGCGGCGAGACGATCACTGATTTCGAATCCACCTCGCTGTCTTACAGCCGACAAGGCGCTCGATTCGCCCCTGGATATTTCTTGGATTTTGTGAGCAAGGAGTCTAATCCCAACGAGGATACTCTCTTTGTTTCTGGACCTGAGACGGGACGTCTTAAGAACACGTCCCCGACATCTCCTTTCAAATACCATGAATCTGCTAGCTGGATTGACATTGGCAGCCGagctgaggctgttggttTAATCACAAAACCGTTCGCAGCGGCACCACAACCGCTTGGCTTCGGTAATGAGTTAGCTGTGCAATTCGACGATGCGCCTAGCGAGTTCGCAATTCTAACCAACACTGGTGTACACATCGTTCGAAGAAGGCGCTTTGTGGATATCTTTGCTTCTGCTATTCGGGGTGCTGTTGGAGACGAGGGGTTGGAACTGGTCTGCCGCCGCTTCATTAATAATTACGGCCGCGTGGAGACTGTTACTACCGCTCTGGCTGTTGCTTGTGGTCACGGAGGTGACTCTAAACCTGGTGCAGCTCGTGCTATCGACCAGGCAACTGAAGATCGGGCACGATCCGTCTTTGTCGACTTTGGTGGACAGCCTACGATGGCTGAAACCGACAGCTCATCCCTTACAACCGATTCCATTAATCTCTCTTCCCGACACGACGCTCTAGCTCTGTATCTTTCCCGACTGGTACGCCAGTTGTGGAAGTCAGTAGTCATTGCTCCAGGCGTTTCTCCTAACGGCGGTGTCACCATTGGTTCTACAATTCCCCTTTCCAAGTTGAATACTATTCAAGAGAACTTGGAGCGCCTAAGGAGGTTCCTTGATACCAACCGTGGCCTCATTCAAGGCTTGTCTGGTCCGTCTGATCTCCAGCATGTGTCTAGCCGCCAGGAGGAAGTTGCTCTTCAGGCCgagcatcaagctcttcatgCTCTTCAGAAATTGATGGAAAGCATCTCGGAGGGTATCTCATTCGTGCTTATGCTCTTCGATGAGCGGGTGGCTGATATCTACACTCGCCTCGATGCTACAGCCCAACAACAACTCAAGGAGCTGACATACGAGAAGCTCTTTTCACAAACTGACGGCAAGGACCTTGCCAAGCTGCTTGTTAAGGCCATTGTTAACCGCAATATTGAGAGCGGCTCCAACGTTGAAACTGTTGCTGACGCCCTTCGGAGGAGATGCGGCAGCTTCTGTAGCCCAGATGATGTCGTTACTTTCAAGGCCCAGGAACAGCTGAAGCGGGCTTCTGACCAACCTCTTCAGACCAACCAGTCGCGAAGCTTACTCCATGAGAGCTTGAGGCTCTTTGAGAAGGTTGCTGGTAGCCTCACTTTTGCCAACCTTCAGAGTGCTGTGGAACAGTATATCGCTCTCAAGTACTATGCCGGTGCTATCCAGCTGTGCCTTGTGGTCGCCCGCGAGAAGGACAGGGGCAACACCGCTCTGTCTTGGGTCAACGACGGCAAGCCCTCCGGAGACCCTCGTGCTAATGCTTTCAATGACCGCAAGCGTTGTTACGACATGATCCATGATGTTCTGAGTCACTTGGATGCTGCATCAAGCAGTGAGCCTGAAATGGTTGATGGCAGGCTGACATTGATTGCTACCAAGAGGCTTGAGGCCTACGAGGTGGTGAATGGGTCGGATGACGAGGTGTTCCACTTTGACCTTTATGAATGGTACATCCAACAAGGCTGGACAGATCGAATTCTGGCTATCGACTCACCCCACGTTATTACTTTCCTTCAGCGACTTGCTGGCACAAACATTGAGCATGCTGACCTGCTCTGCCGGTTCTACACCAACCGAAGTCGATTCTTTGATGCAGCCGAGGTGCAGGCGGAGCTTGCCAACTCCGACTTCcccatcagcatcaaggatCGAATCAGATTGCTCAGTTTGGCCAAGGCGAATGCCAATGTTTCAACGACTGGTGTTAGCcgacagcaacagcagctgCTGAACCACAGTGTTACAGAGCTGCTTGAGATTGCTCACATCCAGGATGATCTCCTGGAACGTTTGAGAGCTGACGACCGTATCGACCCTGAGAGGGCCCTCGAGATTGAGGAAGctctcaagggcaagattcAGGGACTCTCCGAG CTCTTCAACGACTATGCCGACCAAGCCGGTTACTACGACCTTTGCCTGCTCATCTACCATGTTGCTGATTACCGCAACCATATGACCATTTCGGGTACATGGAGCAACCTGATTCAACAGACACACGATGAGGTCATGTCTCGCCTAGAGAACTCAGAACCAGGAATGCCGTCGCCCCCATTGCCTTACGAGTCCGTGACCAGCAAGATCCAAAACATCGCCCACCGCACATCTCTCgacagcttcatcttccccaTCCAAGACCTACTTCCTGAGCTCTGCCGTTACGCAGTGGCTTACCAACAAGATGCCACAATCGGCGCTGATCCCACCTGGCCTGTCCAACTATTCCTCACTCTGGGCGTCTCCCATGACATGATTGTTCGTGTTCTGGAGGGCGTTTTCGATAGTCAAGACTACGGCTTCAGTGGATCTGTGCGAAACCGC